Genomic window (Drosophila sulfurigaster albostrigata strain 15112-1811.04 chromosome 2R, ASM2355843v2, whole genome shotgun sequence):
gcaggCACTACAGTGGCAGACGTGAGCATGGGCAAGGACATGGCTCTGGACGTGTCCCCAGTGCCGCACACTGCTACTGCGCAACTTTACTAATTGAGTTTGGAGCAGGCTCGCAGTCGCACTTAATTGCATATCAAAAGAGCTGTccttattgcatttattttggcACGACCAACCAAAATGTTTCATATGCCCAATAACTTCATTGAGCGCAACAAGATGAAAGCAAGGCCACAAAAgaatataacaaaaagaaCACTTCACACTTACGCATGCGCCacccgcaaaaaaaaaagaaaagaccacaaacacgcacacaatgCAAACTCTTAGAGGAGGGTCGCAGAGGGTGTGGAGTATGAAGTGTAGAGGCCACAGCCGCATAATTTATGGTTAGCCAACAACAGTTAGTTGCCACTTAGCCACTTTTGTACTGCGGCAGCTACTTTCAGTCCATTCTCTTCGCACTCTCTATTCCATTTTTCTTCTTtggaggggaggggaggggtGGAGGgccaaaaagcttttaaacttttttgctTAATGACTGCAGTGCCAAGACATTAAACGCTTGTTGCCCGCATTAGCATTTCCCTATTCCAACTATTTCCGTAATGCAGTTGGCAACGCGATTGCCGCAGTTGCCAAACGGATTTTCTCAGCTTCagtggcaaacaaaattaCTTTAATGCAATATGCAACACTGGCTGCAATGCACTTTGGGcttaataaaacatatttgagtattattaaatggcacaatttagttatttaacatttttgagtTCAATTTCAAgaagcaaaagtaaaacacAGTTTTagtagtaaatataaaaatgaaaagtttgcttaacaaaatgctttaaaaacatttttacagAATgcagaatttcttaaattcaaattttcaaagttTGGACTTGCAAAAtgtcttaaattttaatagaaatggTAATTTACCCCATAGTGCAAAAATGTTTGGCGTGACTTGGCCTCAAAGCAAACTAGCGCCCGAAAGTAGGCAACGAAATACTGCAAATCAGCACTCTGACGCTTTAGAAGTAATTCGCTACAGCAAATTGTGTCGAGTTGAGTttcacataaaaaaagaatgtaacataaaagaaataaacccGCAAATAGCTTagaattaattgcatttgaataatGCTGTGATATGTAACTATGAGCGtagcatgccacatgccactgcTTAATGATGCAATCCGTTTGTGCCTTATCTACACGTGCTTTgccatctctctctccatcGTTGGCATCCTCATCCTCAGTTTTACCGTCATCCTTTTAACCACTCTACGTTTATGCTCTAATTAGACCGCACACAGACTCACTAACATATGCAGAAAACGCTCACATCGCGTGTTACAAATTGAGTGCCCACCTTTCATTAACCGTGTTCCGTTTCGTATTTGCCGTTTCCTACATTCTCCATTCAACCTCCTCGTTCCATCTGCCAGGCAACCGCAATCTACAATCCTCAGTTCCCGTTCGCATTTTAAGGCAGCgctttgcaaatgcaactgtTAAGTGTCCGCCACTTTACGACTAAcgaattaaaaacaacaaaaaaaaacacacggGGTATAAAAAGGAACAAAATTGtgaatgcaaaatacaaaactcacttttattattacactTGTGctggttattattattattttacgcGCATGCATAAATTGAAGCCCAAAAAACGTGAAACAAACCAACCAAAATCCGAAGAAGCCAGCGAAAGTTGCTCGACTTTTAAATACACTTGCCGATGAAACTGGTGAAACTTGTGTGGGATAATGATCAAATGTTTGTTCATATTTAGTTGtatagcaaatattttagAGAAAATGTTTCACACCAATTGATATagttaaaatgttttgcaCTTCATAGAGCACATtcgcatataaaatataatattaaaaagcgTGATGTAGGCAAAGAAAAGGTAAACATTTGTACGTCAGACGGGGAGTTGTTGGTGGGCGGAGCACAAAACAATAGCGCAGAATGAGTGGAAGTGGAATATTATTGCAACAgttaacacacacaacagccacacacacacacaaaatacacacattgCCAAAGGAATAAAATGTAAGCACAAGCGagttaaattttaagtatGTGCAACTGCACAAGTCTGTGGCTGTTGGCCTCTGTGTTTTAGCCCAAACAGGAAGTCAcccacacattcacacacacacatatacctACTCTCAGGCGTAAAAATAAACGTTGAGTTTGAGTTCAAGTGCGCCGTCGTCcgccattttgtttggctttgcaAAATGCTCGgcgcttttcttttgttgctttgttttgggCATAAAATGGCGTTTATGCCTTGCTTGttcctcaacaacaacaatcagcaaCTGCGGGTGCACAAAGTGTGAAAAAGTGCACAAGagcttacaaaaaaaaacaaaaacaaaaatgaaaaacaacaaagcaacaaaagcaaaaatgcaaCCAAAAGGAGCAACAACGAACTGCTCCGACTGTTTCCTGTCCGGTGTTGGTTAACGTCAAATTGACACGCGTTACTTCCGTTCATATTTCTTGGCGGCGCCACATTAAAGTGTCAATTGGTCCGGATAAAATATGTTGCAAGCTACAAAAAAACGTATTTACCATCAGCGTTAATTGGAAAGCGTGATGTGAGTCGAAGGCCATTAAAATGCCGTTAGCTTTGCAATACAGCGACAGGTATTCGATGGCCTCATTAGCATTGAATGAGACTTGGCCACAGCTggacacacacccacacacacacacaaacagtcgcagcagcagaaacatgGGGCATCAGGCATTGGTGACTAATTGAGCCACACAGCTGGCCACAAAACGTCGGTAATCAATGGGCAAGAGAAGAAGATATTCAGCTTTATTTTAGCCACTTTTATAGCAGGCACACGACTTCACCATAAAGTCGCCTAATAATACTATACAGAGAGAATAGCATGCTAGTTGAGCATAAGCATTCTGgcatataaaaagtaattggGACATTGCACTCACGTAAACTACTCGGCAATTGTAAAGTtttataacatatatgtacaatTCCGTGTAACatttatcttttaattaaCGTTAACAATGTTTGCACAGCAACTGTAAGTCGTCCTTTAAAGTAAGCGTCCTTTTTAGGTGTCAGGCATAATCTTTAGGTTTTTCTCTCATCTCTGGGAAGcactttgattttgtttcGTAAGCTTTAAAAGTGGTTTTTTGGCCACGTCTGTTGCTTGGTTGCGTCTTCTTCAGTCGATGCTAAACAAATAGCAATAAAAGCCGAAAAATAATAAGGTTCAGTGGtgcctgcctgctgctgcctgcgGTCGAACTCTGTTCAGAGGTAGAAAGGTCGTGTGCTAAAGATGGAGAGATGCGAGATGTTAACTGAGGGGTAACTTTATGTGGATACCTCGTCAGCTCGCTTGAGTGCCCTTTTGGCGTTTATTGTGGCTGGCGCTaccgaacaaaaaaaaaactttggcactaaacaaaaattaccCATACGCCGTGGGTGCCGTTGATTGGCCGCGGGGGCCAAAGCAAAGGAGCGGGGGGGACGACGACGATACAACAAAACTTGGGAAGTGGAGTCGAGGTGAATATGCTGCGGTCTGGTTTGAGGTTGAGGTGTGTTCGCTTTGCTGTTCAGCAATGCTTAGCCTTTCATAAACTCATAAATCTGCAAGTTGGGCAGCATAAATTTACAGCCAAGggactgactgcctgcctgcctgactgccAGCTTGCCAACAGCACGAGgttgtgtggcaagtggcaggcaACTGCATTTTGTGGCCTTGCTGGCTTTGGGTTAGTTTAAAATGCATTCGCAACTAATAAAACATTCCACTCTGCTATTAATTGCAGCCATATCTCGTGACGCAGTCAAAGTCGGAGCAAGAGCCGAAGCCGGAGCCGGAGCGGGAGCAGGAGTGAAATGGCCAACGAACCACAGCTGCAGCCACAGATGCTGCTGGTGGCTTTGCTAGCCATTAGCGCAGCACTGTCGCTGAGCAACGCGGAAAGTTCATCCAGCTGTGGACCCTATTTCCCAGCGGCCTGCGCCTGTGGCAAGGAGATGTACGAGGGGACGATTCAATATATCGTAAACTGCACAAACGCGGGATTGAATAACACCAGTGTGCTGGAGCATATGCCCGAGCAGGTGGAGATACTCATATTCACCGGCAACTACATCACCGAGCTGCCGTGGAATGTCTTTGGCAGCATCAATGACTACAAGCAACTGAAGATTGTCGACATGAGCAGCAATCACATACGCGAGATACGCGGCAAGAGCTATCACCATGTGCCGCGTGTGGAGCGTCTCATACTGAACCACAACAATCTGAGCATCTCACGCAACGACGATGAGgtcaatcatcatcatccgcGTGTCTTCTCCAACTTTGGCAATCTCCAGAGTTTGCATTTGACCGACGCCTTCGAGGATCACAGTTCTCCGCAGCTGAGCGAGGATCTACACGATATCTTCGTCAACAGCCAGTTGGTGAAACTGCAGAAGTTGCATCTGGAGCAGAACGAGATTACTCACTTCAAGGATCGGAATGTGTTTTGCGACTTGCCTGCGCTTCGCGATTTGCACTTGGGCGACAATCTGCTCAAGGACATCAACTTTGAGGTGCGCTGCCTGAACAATTTGCGCTTCCTCGATCTGGAGCGCAACAAGTTTGAGTTTGTAAAGCCCAGTGACATGCGTGTGCTCAACCAGCTGCAGGAGCGTGAGAATCGCACCGTTGACTTGATCGTGGACTTCAATCTCAATCCTTTCGTATGCGACTGCAAGATCTCTTCGTTCCGCACGTGGTTGCAGGCCACACGCGTTACGGTGCGCAACCAAGAGAGTCTGATGTGCTTCCATGGCATTCAGCACGTTGATCCGGCGCCGGCGCACATCCTCCAACTGGATATGGGAGAGTGTTCATCCGAGATGGCGGCAGCTGCCTCGTTCCTCAATATTGCTGAAGATGAGCAGCTTTACGGGCAGCTGCAACCACACATTAGTGGACACACGGCCACTCTGATCTTTCTACTGATCGTGCTCACCATGATCCTGCTGGGATTGCTGGTGGCTCTCGTCTACGTTAGTCGCGACAAATTGAAGTATATGATGACGCCGGTGTTTGATAATGTGGCCAAGAAAGTGCAGTACACATCAATTAAGGACGAAGACTGCCCGGAGGTGCATGTTTaagcaattgcattttacTTGCACTATGTCCATTATTAACGAGTACCACGTCCATATAACGAACAAAGGGAAGAAGCAGCTACACAGCTAAATGCAGTTTCGTTTTTGCCATTCGCATAGCGCAAAATGTGTGCCATTCACAGGGAACGAAGAGGATATGGAGAAATGGAGGGAAAGCAACAAGCGCATATCATTTGATGAATCGTTTCCGTTAAATCTACttacagacacacagacacgctcacaccccaacacacacatacacttaaaCACTCACAAACGTATTGTTTGATAGTATATAAGAGAAATTGTTGCATTTAAGgtaataaaacacacacacacacaaatgtggCAAAGTTGATTACAAGCGAACAAACAAATTCAGCAATAATGTTAGCGATTTTCTAAGTAGCATTAAGTCAGTCTTGTTGTACGTTCTATGATTTCGAAAAAAAGACCCaattgcatacatacatatacgcaTATAAAgcatacttacatacatatatattgtaacAAACACGTTAGTGTTATCTGTGATTTAAGTTTAGTAGCTTTACTTTGTTAAAActctgcaaaacaaaaacaaacaaacgaaaaatgaaaagaaaaacataacaagcaaaaaaatattaatgcatataaaaaactTCAACCTTTATAACATATGACgtacttacttacttacatCCAGCATCATTTGCGTTGAGAtacttaaaaatgttattaatcaTTTGTCAATTGTACTACTTAcatgatttcattttaattttatgtaattaacacacagtttttataaataaaacccCCAAAAATGGTTTAATGTGTTTTACTTTTTGAAAAATACCTCTACAGGCGGAATAGCACCCATggttttcaaatttcatttaacaaCTTTTCTTTATTGCATACAAAGGCGTGTGCTAGTGGATGATCTATCTGAACTGTTGAAGTCTTAGAAGTAATGGAAGCAATTGATCAACAAAGGAATTATTACCTTTGAATGTATTTAAGCTAGCAAAAACTTAGCTCATTCCTTAGTATTAATGTTTCAAAATAATCTtcaaaaattcttttgtttctAATTCATTTGcaagatttaaaaaattttgagtTAATAGTAAGTATTAtagatatttgcatttaatatcttatatttgatatttaaaattaagtattaTAGACATTTGCTTAATTGACGtgtttgaaaaatttgaatagCGCGCAATTCGCCACTTTGTCGTTTGCCAACACTAATCGCGTTGCAAGTACtgtgaatggcaaaaagaCGAAGAAGATGTGCTGTGATAAGCCGCTAATGTTATTGTGGTAAACTTTACAATATTTGACAATTAAGGCATAATTACGCTAACCGCAATGTTACTGAACGCTGCTTTATCTGCTAcatgaatataaaaaagctGTCACAATGCCAATTTGCGCTACAGTTGTAAGAGAGCATTGCGAATGAGAGCAACGCTTGTGATATTGGttttagttgtgtgtgtgatttgtgTGGTGAGCGCATAAACAAATTGTCTGTTTTCGTCGCACCTTTTCCAACTTGGTATTATTTCAATAGTTCCATTATGCAACGTCACGCAACTGCATAAGTCCATTAGAATATACTCATTCTTCAGAAAAACGATTGCATTTAAACATTTGTGATAGCAGACATACCCAACATAAACCAAAACCCAAAGAAAACACGCACGGTACGCGTGTCTCGTGTTTCTTGAAACTACTTCGTGTACGATAACTGAGCTCATCTAATTTCAGATGCTCAAAACCTGTCGCCGTGTCTGCACCTTACCCCGCTTCTCTGGCATTCGCACTTTAAACGCTGCGATCACCCAACGGCATCAGCATCAAGCAGCGAACGCAGCCAAGGACACCATGGACAAGTTTGATTTGCCAAAACGCCTGCAGGGCAGTACGCCCAGCGTGTGGAACGAATATATTGCCCTAGCCATGCAGTATAAGCCACTAAATCTTGGCCAAGGTTTCCCGGATGATGCTGCACCTGACTACGTCACCAATGCCCTCGCTGATATTGCCAAGGATCCAAATCCGCTACTGCATCAGTACACCAGAGGCAATGTAAGTGGACGAAGGAAAACTAAgagttaaattattaaatgcgaTTTCTGTCTAGGGCCATGTGCGTTTGGTGCAGGCTCTGGCGAAGCTTTACAGCGGACTCATTGGACGCGAGCTTAACCCGTTGAACGATATACTGATAACAGCGGGCGCCTACGAAGCATTGTATTCCACAATTATGGGACACGTTGATAACGGTGACGAGGTCATCATTATTGAACCTTTCTTCGACTGCTACGAACCAATGGTCAAAATGGCCAACGGAGTGCCGCGTTTCATTCCCTTGAAATTGGTAAACTGTCGCATCATTTATTCTTTACAATCTATTGAGCCTTTCGTATTCATAGCGCGAGAAAGAAGGTCCCATCAGCTCTGCCGATTGGGTCCTGGATGAAGACGAGCTTTCAAAACTATTCAAtgagaaaacgaaaatgatCATACTGAACACGCCACATAATCCAACTGGCAAGGTCTTTCATCGCAAGGAGCTGGAGGTCATTGCTGACTTGTGTCGCAAGTGGAATGTGCTCTGCGTCTCGGATGAAGTCTATGAGTGGCTCGTCTTCGATGGAGTGGAACACGTACGAATCAACACCTTGCCTGGCATGTGGGAGCACACCATTACCATAGGCTCGGCAGGTAAAACCTTCTCGGTGACGGGCTGGAAAACCGGCTGGGCTTATGGACCGCACGAGTTGATAAGAAACTTGCAAATGGTTCATCAGAATTCGGTTTACACCTGCCCAACGCCACTGCAAGAAGGTGTAGC
Coding sequences:
- the LOC133836121 gene encoding trophoblast glycoprotein, whose protein sequence is MANEPQLQPQMLLVALLAISAALSLSNAESSSSCGPYFPAACACGKEMYEGTIQYIVNCTNAGLNNTSVLEHMPEQVEILIFTGNYITELPWNVFGSINDYKQLKIVDMSSNHIREIRGKSYHHVPRVERLILNHNNLSISRNDDEVNHHHPRVFSNFGNLQSLHLTDAFEDHSSPQLSEDLHDIFVNSQLVKLQKLHLEQNEITHFKDRNVFCDLPALRDLHLGDNLLKDINFEVRCLNNLRFLDLERNKFEFVKPSDMRVLNQLQERENRTVDLIVDFNLNPFVCDCKISSFRTWLQATRVTVRNQESLMCFHGIQHVDPAPAHILQLDMGECSSEMAAAASFLNIAEDEQLYGQLQPHISGHTATLIFLLIVLTMILLGLLVALVYVSRDKLKYMMTPVFDNVAKKVQYTSIKDEDCPEVHV
- the LOC133836119 gene encoding kynurenine aminotransferase isoform X2, with translation MPICATVMLKTCRRVCTLPRFSGIRTLNAAITQRHQHQAANAAKDTMDKFDLPKRLQGSTPSVWNEYIALAMQYKPLNLGQGFPDDAAPDYVTNALADIAKDPNPLLHQYTRGNGHVRLVQALAKLYSGLIGRELNPLNDILITAGAYEALYSTIMGHVDNGDEVIIIEPFFDCYEPMVKMANGVPRFIPLKLREKEGPISSADWVLDEDELSKLFNEKTKMIILNTPHNPTGKVFHRKELEVIADLCRKWNVLCVSDEVYEWLVFDGVEHVRINTLPGMWEHTITIGSAGKTFSVTGWKTGWAYGPHELIRNLQMVHQNSVYTCPTPLQEGVARSFELELERLDKPECYFHSLPRELQPKRDFMAKFLNEAGLRPTIPEGGYFMLADWTPLASKLNLDSETDKYKDYKFTKWMTKNMGLQGIPPSAFYSEPNKHLGEDFVRYCFIKKQENLNKAAELLKSWK
- the LOC133836119 gene encoding kynurenine aminotransferase isoform X1, yielding MRATLVILVLVVCVICVMLKTCRRVCTLPRFSGIRTLNAAITQRHQHQAANAAKDTMDKFDLPKRLQGSTPSVWNEYIALAMQYKPLNLGQGFPDDAAPDYVTNALADIAKDPNPLLHQYTRGNGHVRLVQALAKLYSGLIGRELNPLNDILITAGAYEALYSTIMGHVDNGDEVIIIEPFFDCYEPMVKMANGVPRFIPLKLREKEGPISSADWVLDEDELSKLFNEKTKMIILNTPHNPTGKVFHRKELEVIADLCRKWNVLCVSDEVYEWLVFDGVEHVRINTLPGMWEHTITIGSAGKTFSVTGWKTGWAYGPHELIRNLQMVHQNSVYTCPTPLQEGVARSFELELERLDKPECYFHSLPRELQPKRDFMAKFLNEAGLRPTIPEGGYFMLADWTPLASKLNLDSETDKYKDYKFTKWMTKNMGLQGIPPSAFYSEPNKHLGEDFVRYCFIKKQENLNKAAELLKSWK
- the LOC133836119 gene encoding kynurenine aminotransferase isoform X3, which codes for MLKTCRRVCTLPRFSGIRTLNAAITQRHQHQAANAAKDTMDKFDLPKRLQGSTPSVWNEYIALAMQYKPLNLGQGFPDDAAPDYVTNALADIAKDPNPLLHQYTRGNGHVRLVQALAKLYSGLIGRELNPLNDILITAGAYEALYSTIMGHVDNGDEVIIIEPFFDCYEPMVKMANGVPRFIPLKLREKEGPISSADWVLDEDELSKLFNEKTKMIILNTPHNPTGKVFHRKELEVIADLCRKWNVLCVSDEVYEWLVFDGVEHVRINTLPGMWEHTITIGSAGKTFSVTGWKTGWAYGPHELIRNLQMVHQNSVYTCPTPLQEGVARSFELELERLDKPECYFHSLPRELQPKRDFMAKFLNEAGLRPTIPEGGYFMLADWTPLASKLNLDSETDKYKDYKFTKWMTKNMGLQGIPPSAFYSEPNKHLGEDFVRYCFIKKQENLNKAAELLKSWK